Genomic window (Apis cerana isolate GH-2021 linkage group LG1, AcerK_1.0, whole genome shotgun sequence):
atagtacaATCGATGCAGATCCATTTACAGCaaaattatttagtatataTGAAACTGTATATAAAGAAGGATTTAgtcaagtaaaatattaatataattaatatatataatgatattctaattaatatgtaacataaattttaaaatatttttttcttatagacTTTAAGTCTTGGATTATTTCGATCAGATTATATGTTACATGAAAATCAGATTAAACAAGTTGAATTAAATACTATTGCAAGCAGTTTTGGAGGAATAGTTACTATTACTTCTCAATATcacaagtaaatttttataaaagtatttttttataaaatataaaatttataatttaattaaaatatttatttaaacatggtgtaatatttttttagatttattttatcagaattAGGACATatagacaaaataaaaaatgtaagtattatatagtaatataataaatattttttcttatttattaaacctttttatcttattcatttgtcatttatatttagattccAGAAAATAACCCAATTAATGGACTTTGTAAAGGCTTAATACATGCGTGGAAATTATATGGTAATAAAaagtaagtataatataatgaaatgaatgttaattatatataatttatatataatttatattacaattatataactatatttatattacaattatataactatatattaatataataataatgcacatatataatatattttattatagggctgtaattttatttattgttgaaaatattacttataatatttgtgaCCAAAGGTttcatgaatttgaaatttctaaaattaatccttatattaaaataatcaggaGAAGTTTGAAAGATTTAGTATCTGAAGCAAAATTAGgatcaaataaacaattaatagtgtatgtaatcatataaaatactataaaaatataaatataaattttatttttaattttatatattattttaaatttgatatattacttaaaaatatatagaagatattatatacaaatatatatacaaggtATAGaaggtattatataaattgattactttaaatattaagaaataattattatttatcatatatttttttacttttttttatattttttaagtatatttcttatatttaaataaaagatcatTACTAACATCTTTTAGTGGAAATTTAGAAGTTTCTGTAGTTTATTTTCGTTCGGGTTATGAAGTTGAAGCTTATCCTACTGAACGAGAATGGCAAGttagattattaatagaaCGTTCTCAAGCAATAAAATGTCCATCAATCCATTATCATCTCGCTGGTACTAAGAAggtaaatatttaactatcttttattgaatgttataaagaatataaattttttctaggTACAACAATCTTTGGCTTATCCTAATGcactcaatatatttttaaaagataataataaaataaaacaaatacaagAAGTATATGCTGGACTTTATTCTTTAGAATTTGTAagtgttgaaaaatataaatagtaatataaatataaatgtataatatttaaaaatatttttatattatattgatatatattctaaatacaGAATAATGAAgcagaagaaataattaataatgctatatcaaatccaaaaaaatatgtattaaaaccACAAAGAGAAGGAGGtggaaacaatatttataatgaagatATAAAGTTGCATTTCGAatctatgaaaaattcaaaagaaagaaCAGCTTGGATATTAATGGATCGTTTTTATCCTCctgtacaaaataattatattgtacgtGTTCATAATGAGCCTTTTGAAGATAATCAATTACACTTTTCTGATGTTGTATCAGAACTTGGTAtttatggaattattattgggtaaataataaaatatctctgtaagaaaatttttatatattgaattatgattttatataattatgatttttttcagaaatcatAATAGTATCATACATAATGAAGAAGTAGGACATGTTCTGAGAACAAAACCATCGAATGAAAATGAAGGTGGAATAGCAGCTGGAATTGGTGCTATTGATAGTCCATATctcattgattaatataaaaaaatatttatattttaattataaaagtacaaaaaacttattttaaatttatatttttatcgaaaataattttaataaagaatgttGAATAAtgacttttataataatttaatcctaaaaataaaaattaaacaaaaaacattGCGATACAATTTtagatattgattatttaatttttatttacatataaaaaaaaagtgtataaattttttttaattaagtcgcgattcatattattaaatatttatataaataactatatacAGTTAGATTTTggttctattaatttaataattgaattaatatataattattataataaactaatatcTTGTTTATTCGCAGACTCTTCAGATTCATTATCCGATCGATCGGataaattaagtatttttgtcatttgtttttcattcttttgtgttatattttcattttgattctaaataagaaatacaaattaatagatataatcattataagtgaatataatgtaaatattttaccttTTGTATATCTATTATTGGATTAACGTATTCATGTTCTCCAGGTGGTAACCCCGAGATACAATTAAAGGTGGgtgtaatttcatttctctgATCATACGAtggattttgaaaatgaatactgcaagtgaaataagaaatttatatttttatataaaaatttcaaaaaaatatttatttatctattaatttacctgagattatttttctttgataattttggTTTGATTTTCTGGTAATAAAAATAGGCTGACCCAATTATTATGCATGCTAatactgttattattataccaATTAATGTTCCGTTTTGATGTCGAATATTTTCGTTCTTGTAAGTAACTAAGCTTGAATTGAATATaagttttgtatttatattttctaaacaagtatttttagaatcttttgGATATCCATTAGGACAAATACAAGCAGGACCATTATTTCCCGAAACACACatgtaattacatttatatttctcacaaacattttttcctgtttcaaaagataaagattttaatttattattaaaaaatgaaatttaatgaaataaaattatcttaaataattattcaatttacctATAGGTTGCCTGattgtatgtaaaataataaaatgcttGTTGATATTTGAAGTACCAATAGGAATTGTTGTACATAATTTGTCaccatataatttacattttcttattataccaGTTCCACCCATCAACCAATATAAAGAGTcctcatatatattaatactcaTAGCTTGATGTATCtagaaatatcaaagaaacaaagatgtatatatgtatatatatgtatatattttcttcaaataaattattatttaataacttacACCTGTATTTAAAACTACAGCACGATTAGAACCGTCTAAATTCgaagattcaatatttttaaaatgtgtaTCTGACCAATATAATTTAGATCGTGCATAATCAATAGTTAATGCGAGTACAAGACCAAGATCAAGATATACAATTGCTGTTGCATTATTGCCCATTGTATTggatcgatatattttcgacATAGGTCTATCATAAAATGCCCAAGAAGTTTGACTCCAAAATAGCCATctagattgaatttttttattatatatagaagaagaaaaaatgttacaaatGCTATAGATgccaaatgtttaaaaaatgcatTCAGAGATTGTAgggattatatatgtatacaaatatgattaaatatgataaaatttgaaaaattatttatgatcaaataacattatttttaattaacataccCTTTTTTTGGTTCGACAGCGATAGAGATTACATGATTTTTTCCTGCGATCGACACTATTTTAGCACATTTCTTTTGTTCTAAATTGCATAcctaaattataagtaattagaattagaaaatcttttctaataaaatacatattaaacaaattaacataaattataaatatatatccaatACCTGAATACTGCTGGAATAGTCATTATCATTAAAGTATACGTTATCGGTAATCCAATCAACAGCTAAAGCTTCCGGTCTGCCAAGACCGGTAACACTCTTTCGTTCTTTAGTTTTcacatgtattttatttatcataccTAGCATTTCTGtagaaaacaataaaacaaattgtaaaaatgatcaaattttacatagtatgtaaaaatttgaatcagagaaacaaaaaattaaaagttttattaatggaTAAGtgtatgaaaaagaaagagagagagaatgtttcgaatactttaaatttaaaaaaaatatagaaaaatagatagagaaaaatttaattttgtaatattaataaatatatttgtaatatttaaaaaatatataaataaattttaacaaaaagaaatatttaagaagaaattctgtataaattttaaatttaacgttaCCATTACTCCAGTAAATAGTGTTTTCTCTTGTGTTCACATCAATaccatttatttcgaaatctatttctttgtaaataaGTTCGATCGAATTTAAGTTTGATGATAATTTCCTAATATGAGTATCAGAAACagtaattatttccatttgtgatcctataataatttacgataAAGATTAATCTATATCAAATGctttagtatatttatttaataaaaaaatataaattatatgtaaggatattttttataataaaagaattataaaagtaaaataaaacctaagaaataaaatatttttttacctgCTACTTTGCATGAAGTTTTATCACTTCGAATAACGTATCCCTCGTAACATGAACAAATAAAAGATCCATTAGTATTGTAACAAATTTGTgaacaaacattttttttacattcatcGATATCTTCACAAGTTTTTAAATCA
Coding sequences:
- the LOC107994671 gene encoding glutathione synthetase isoform X2, with the translated sequence MEISRLQPCIQLQLSKEELESIIDKAKDWALMHGISMRSKVSFNKNQVQVLPFTLLPSSFPRKNFEKAKNIQILLNELIHKVAHNNDFLTESLKSTIDADPFTAKLFSIYETVYKEGFSQTLSLGLFRSDYMLHENQIKQVELNTIASSFGGIVTITSQYHKFILSELGHIDKIKNIPENNPINGLCKGLIHAWKLYGNKNGNLEVSVVYFRSGYEVEAYPTEREWQVRLLIERSQAIKCPSIHYHLAGTKKVQQSLAYPNALNIFLKDNNKIKQIQEVYAGLYSLEFNNEAEEIINNAISNPKKYVLKPQREGGGNNIYNEDIKLHFESMKNSKERTAWILMDRFYPPVQNNYIVRVHNEPFEDNQLHFSDVVSELGIYGIIIGNHNSIIHNEEVGHVLRTKPSNENEGGIAAGIGAIDSPYLID
- the LOC107994671 gene encoding glutathione synthetase isoform X1, which translates into the protein MEISRLQPCIQLQLSKEELESIIDKAKDWALMHGISMRSKVSFNKNQVQVLPFTLLPSSFPRKNFEKAKNIQILLNELIHKVAHNNDFLTESLKSTIDADPFTAKLFSIYETVYKEGFSQTLSLGLFRSDYMLHENQIKQVELNTIASSFGGIVTITSQYHKFILSELGHIDKIKNIPENNPINGLCKGLIHAWKLYGNKKAVILFIVENITYNICDQRFHEFEISKINPYIKIIRRSLKDLVSEAKLGSNKQLIVGNLEVSVVYFRSGYEVEAYPTEREWQVRLLIERSQAIKCPSIHYHLAGTKKVQQSLAYPNALNIFLKDNNKIKQIQEVYAGLYSLEFNNEAEEIINNAISNPKKYVLKPQREGGGNNIYNEDIKLHFESMKNSKERTAWILMDRFYPPVQNNYIVRVHNEPFEDNQLHFSDVVSELGIYGIIIGNHNSIIHNEEVGHVLRTKPSNENEGGIAAGIGAIDSPYLID